From the genome of Hyalangium ruber, one region includes:
- the pyrF gene encoding orotidine-5'-phosphate decarboxylase: MSNPIPARERLALAADLPLDQGLSLYSRVAEHVAFAKVGLSLFVEHGPAAVSAFQKLGARVFLDLKLHDIPNTVELAAARAGALGVALLTVHAAGGEAMLKAAVRGAREGARTQGHAPPRVLAVTVLTSLSAEDVAAVGFSGTPEGAAQRLARLAIDAGVDGLVCSPREAEGLRRLLGSSPFLCTPGIRPAGAEKGDQARAETPAFAVRAGADLLVVGRPVHAAADPVAAARAIAEEVSSA, from the coding sequence GTGAGCAACCCCATCCCCGCCCGGGAGCGGCTCGCCCTCGCCGCGGATCTGCCGCTGGACCAGGGGCTCTCGCTGTACTCGCGCGTGGCCGAGCACGTGGCCTTCGCCAAGGTGGGCCTCTCGCTCTTCGTCGAGCATGGCCCGGCGGCGGTGAGCGCCTTCCAGAAGCTGGGCGCGCGGGTGTTCCTCGACTTGAAGCTGCACGACATCCCCAACACCGTGGAGCTGGCCGCCGCTCGCGCCGGAGCGCTCGGCGTGGCGCTGCTCACCGTGCATGCCGCCGGGGGCGAGGCCATGCTGAAGGCCGCGGTGCGCGGGGCGCGAGAGGGGGCTCGGACGCAGGGCCACGCTCCTCCCCGGGTGCTCGCGGTGACGGTGCTCACCTCGCTGTCCGCCGAGGACGTGGCGGCGGTGGGCTTCAGCGGAACGCCCGAGGGTGCGGCCCAGCGGCTGGCGCGGCTGGCGATCGACGCGGGAGTGGATGGGCTGGTGTGCTCGCCTCGGGAGGCCGAGGGACTGCGCCGCTTGCTTGGTTCCTCGCCCTTCCTCTGCACGCCCGGCATCCGTCCCGCGGGCGCGGAGAAGGGGGATCAGGCTCGCGCCGAGACGCCTGCCTTCGCGGTGCGGGCGGGAGCCGATCTGCTGGTGGTGGGCCGTCCGGTGCATGCCGCCGCGGATCCGGTGGCCGCTGCCCGCGCCATCGCCGAGGAAGTTTCCTCCGCCTGA
- a CDS encoding leucyl aminopeptidase, which translates to MNFSFVSGDVVRAGGTLLVIPLFDGDLGDSAPAPLIAADKALEGQLRAAASQEGFKGKADQTLVLHTLGKLETARVVLLGLGARARFTPEVLRQAAGRVAKTAQKLKVTELTFTLPSTEASEATVRAIVEGLLLGAYRFDRYKTSGKEEKNAPRLNTVRLALPEGTSKSRELEAAVKLGQRVAEATNWARDLVNEPPNVVNPERLAEAAQEVAKETGIKATIGGRREIERLNMGMFLGVAQGSANEPRLIHLAYVPKNAKDAKRAPVALVGKAITFDSGGLSLKPADSMIEMKTDMAGSAAVMAAMRVIGEIKPPFPVHAFIGACENMPSGTAYRPGDILTSRAGKTVEITNTDAEGRLVLGDILTWACEHKPAAVIDLATLTGACVVALGNYIVGAFGEHDTTVQGVLEAARTAGEEMWRMPVTDLQKDALRSEVADMKNAGERWGGAINAALFLKEFVGDTPWVHLDIAGPSTSPKERGYFNKGATGVGVRTLVEYVRARAATQESQPEPETAAPVKPAKGAKAGKGKSARG; encoded by the coding sequence ATGAATTTCAGCTTCGTCTCGGGTGACGTGGTGCGCGCCGGCGGCACCTTGCTCGTCATTCCCCTGTTCGATGGAGACCTCGGCGACAGCGCTCCCGCTCCGCTGATCGCCGCCGACAAGGCCCTGGAGGGTCAGCTGCGCGCCGCCGCCTCGCAGGAGGGCTTCAAGGGCAAGGCGGATCAGACGCTGGTGCTGCACACGCTGGGGAAGCTCGAGACCGCGCGCGTGGTGCTGCTCGGCCTGGGGGCCCGGGCCCGGTTCACCCCCGAGGTGCTCCGGCAGGCCGCCGGTCGCGTGGCCAAGACAGCGCAGAAGCTCAAGGTGACCGAGCTCACCTTCACCCTGCCCTCCACGGAGGCCTCCGAGGCGACCGTGCGCGCCATCGTCGAGGGGCTGCTGCTGGGCGCCTACCGGTTCGACCGGTACAAGACGTCCGGCAAGGAAGAGAAGAACGCGCCGCGGCTGAACACGGTGCGGCTGGCGCTGCCCGAGGGCACGAGCAAGAGCCGCGAGCTCGAGGCGGCGGTGAAGCTGGGCCAGCGAGTGGCCGAGGCCACCAACTGGGCGAGGGATCTCGTCAATGAGCCGCCCAACGTGGTGAACCCGGAGCGGCTGGCCGAGGCCGCGCAGGAGGTGGCGAAGGAGACGGGCATCAAGGCCACCATCGGCGGGCGCCGCGAGATCGAGCGGCTGAACATGGGCATGTTCCTGGGAGTGGCCCAGGGCAGCGCCAACGAGCCGCGGCTGATCCACTTGGCCTACGTGCCCAAGAACGCGAAGGACGCGAAGCGCGCGCCGGTGGCGCTGGTGGGCAAGGCGATCACCTTCGACTCGGGCGGCCTGTCGCTCAAGCCGGCCGACTCGATGATCGAGATGAAGACGGACATGGCGGGCTCAGCGGCGGTGATGGCGGCCATGCGGGTGATTGGTGAAATCAAACCGCCCTTCCCGGTGCATGCCTTCATCGGCGCGTGCGAGAACATGCCCTCGGGCACGGCCTACCGGCCGGGAGACATCCTCACCTCGCGCGCGGGCAAGACGGTGGAGATCACCAACACGGACGCCGAGGGGCGACTGGTGCTGGGCGACATCCTCACCTGGGCGTGCGAGCACAAGCCGGCGGCGGTCATCGATCTGGCCACGCTGACGGGGGCGTGCGTGGTGGCCCTGGGCAACTACATCGTGGGGGCGTTCGGCGAGCACGACACCACGGTGCAGGGCGTGCTGGAGGCGGCGCGCACGGCGGGCGAGGAGATGTGGCGGATGCCGGTGACGGATCTGCAGAAGGACGCGCTGCGCTCGGAGGTGGCGGACATGAAGAACGCCGGCGAGCGCTGGGGCGGCGCCATCAACGCGGCGCTCTTCCTCAAGGAGTTCGTGGGCGACACGCCGTGGGTACACCTGGACATCGCTGGCCCGTCGACGAGCCCCAAGGAGCGGGGCTACTTCAACAAGGGCGCCACGGGCGTGGGCGTGCGCACGCTGGTCGAGTACGTGCGCGCTCGCGCGGCCACGCAGGAGAGCCAGCCCGAGCCCGAGACCGCCGCGCCGGTGAAGCCCGCCAAGGGCGCCAAGGCCGGCAAGGGCAAGTCGGCTCGGGGCTGA
- a CDS encoding sulfite exporter TauE/SafE family protein, which produces MTVLLLIAAGGLAGLAGALLGIGGGVVLVPALVIGLGIPLEDAVPASLMCVVAGSCASAASYVDKRLSDIRLGLTLELATVLGAIGGGLVAAYIAPAMVAVVFGLFTFYVGLHSLLARSRRQEPVDAAYTPMNYPLGVSGSFVAGGLSALLGVGGGPLKVPLMNSGMRVPFKVATATSNLMVGVTGAASVASYAWRGHVKLELVSPLVVGVLGGAYLGTRVMPRVPTAVLKKVFAIVLLLVAGQMLWKGGVGLWPSMWK; this is translated from the coding sequence ATGACGGTGCTTCTCCTCATCGCCGCGGGTGGACTGGCGGGCCTTGCCGGCGCGCTGCTCGGCATCGGCGGCGGTGTGGTGCTGGTGCCCGCGCTGGTGATCGGCCTGGGCATTCCCCTCGAAGATGCGGTGCCTGCGAGCCTGATGTGCGTGGTGGCCGGCTCGTGTGCGTCCGCTGCAAGCTATGTCGACAAGCGCCTGAGTGACATCCGCCTGGGGCTGACGCTGGAGCTGGCCACGGTGCTGGGCGCCATCGGCGGAGGGCTGGTGGCCGCCTACATCGCCCCGGCCATGGTGGCGGTGGTGTTCGGCCTGTTCACCTTCTATGTGGGGCTGCACAGCCTGCTGGCCCGCTCGCGGCGCCAGGAGCCAGTGGACGCCGCGTACACGCCGATGAACTACCCGCTGGGCGTGTCCGGCTCGTTCGTGGCGGGCGGGTTGTCGGCGCTGCTGGGCGTGGGCGGCGGCCCGCTGAAGGTGCCGCTGATGAACTCGGGGATGCGGGTGCCCTTCAAGGTGGCCACCGCCACGAGCAACCTGATGGTGGGCGTGACGGGGGCCGCCAGCGTGGCCTCCTATGCCTGGCGCGGGCACGTGAAGCTGGAGCTCGTCTCGCCGCTGGTGGTGGGGGTGCTCGGTGGCGCGTACCTGGGCACGCGGGTCATGCCGCGCGTGCCCACGGCGGTGCTCAAGAAGGTGTTCGCGATCGTGCTGCTGCTGGTGGCCGGACAGATGTTGTGGAAGGGAGGCGTGGGATTGTGGCCGAGCATGTGGAAGTAA
- a CDS encoding tetratricopeptide repeat protein: protein MSLTDTERAHLQSALQKQRDALAAMRFTASPVEIGQGLIQLAELHGLLEDHAASRQSYEEALGHFQSANNKAGQAQALYGLGVARAQFEDHKGSIERMAQAAALYNEVKDREGEALCRACIGESLRALGHTDGAEEKYQEALILFRQTRNTERVAALLMDIGDIRMEAADYKRARERFLEALTLLEKAEHPEPEPLALCQLLLGEAEGLMGNHEAARPHLLQAVELYTQLHEHVFEARARWDLGLACYYQQDWPAARSQFEALLPLYEEQGRADEVAKVRNVLAHFTARGV, encoded by the coding sequence ATGAGCCTGACGGACACTGAACGCGCCCACCTCCAATCCGCCCTCCAGAAGCAGCGCGACGCGCTGGCCGCCATGCGTTTCACCGCCAGCCCGGTGGAGATCGGCCAGGGGCTGATCCAGCTCGCCGAGCTGCACGGGCTGCTCGAGGACCACGCCGCCAGCCGGCAGAGCTACGAAGAGGCGCTGGGCCACTTCCAGTCGGCGAACAACAAGGCCGGCCAGGCGCAGGCGCTCTACGGGCTGGGCGTGGCGCGCGCCCAGTTCGAGGACCACAAGGGCTCCATCGAGCGCATGGCGCAGGCGGCCGCCCTCTACAACGAGGTGAAGGACCGCGAGGGCGAGGCGCTCTGCCGCGCCTGCATCGGCGAGTCCCTGCGCGCGTTGGGCCACACGGACGGCGCCGAGGAGAAGTACCAGGAGGCGCTGATCCTCTTCCGGCAGACGCGCAACACGGAGCGGGTGGCCGCGCTGCTGATGGACATCGGCGACATCCGCATGGAGGCCGCTGACTACAAGCGCGCCCGCGAGCGCTTCCTGGAGGCGCTGACGCTGCTGGAGAAGGCCGAGCACCCGGAGCCGGAGCCGCTGGCGCTCTGCCAGTTGCTGTTGGGCGAGGCGGAGGGGCTCATGGGCAACCACGAGGCGGCGCGGCCCCACCTGCTGCAGGCGGTGGAGCTGTACACGCAACTGCACGAGCACGTCTTCGAGGCCCGCGCCCGGTGGGACCTGGGCCTGGCCTGCTACTACCAGCAGGACTGGCCGGCGGCGCGCTCCCAGTTCGAAGCGCTGCTGCCGCTCTACGAGGAGCAGGGCCGCGCGGACGAAGTGGCCAAGGTGCGCAACGTGCTGGCGCACTTCACCGCGCGCGGCGTGTGA
- a CDS encoding helix-turn-helix domain-containing protein, which produces MNENALNANVGLKLRGLRLARNIKQTDAAKDLGVSPAYLNLIEKGKRVMPFPLLWKALRYFDQDPEQFMSTLGEGRVDEALAKLLDEPLLKSLDIDSESIQSLSAEPKLAGTVAALFNLYKNTRTQLENVLAQLSAEERARAQGSSGGNGHGNDQGVRLDYSPFDEVSDFLESHRNYFPELEEHAEALRRDFKLERLLTSSQLIRLMEERFGYRVQFERAASGSSVVRRLDREEQILTLSPDLTEQPLKFQVATSLGLLLMDRERLVERIVGGGRTRHAETLRLIKVNLSNYFAGALMLPYGDFFKEVERTRYDVELLSSIFGSTYETVAHRLCNLSDPKRQGLPFHFLRADIAGNISKRYSGTGLKFASGGGSCGKWAVHLAFLNPGQLTRQYSMMPDGTTYFCFAKVQLQPIEGSIVKGTAYSIGLGTHAENAKYLAYGLPTNDLRKDAVSTGITCRFCERTDCNQRAAASYRFAFAFDEYTKKDCFFSPLLVHEAGKGERSAADRDARQELLDKQARRRNKGGES; this is translated from the coding sequence ATGAACGAAAACGCACTCAACGCGAACGTGGGCCTGAAGCTTCGGGGCCTGCGGCTCGCGCGCAACATCAAGCAGACGGATGCGGCGAAGGACCTGGGGGTGTCCCCGGCGTACCTGAACCTCATCGAGAAGGGCAAGCGGGTGATGCCCTTCCCGCTGCTGTGGAAGGCGCTGCGCTACTTCGATCAGGACCCGGAGCAGTTCATGTCCACCCTGGGCGAGGGCCGGGTGGACGAGGCGCTGGCGAAGCTGCTGGACGAGCCGCTGCTCAAGAGCCTGGACATCGACTCGGAGTCCATCCAGAGCCTGTCGGCGGAGCCGAAGCTGGCCGGCACGGTGGCCGCGCTCTTCAACCTCTACAAGAACACGCGCACGCAGCTGGAGAACGTGCTGGCGCAGCTGTCCGCCGAGGAGCGCGCGCGCGCCCAGGGCAGCAGCGGCGGCAATGGCCACGGCAACGACCAGGGCGTGCGCCTGGACTACTCGCCCTTCGACGAGGTGAGCGACTTCCTGGAGTCGCACCGCAACTACTTCCCGGAGCTGGAGGAGCACGCGGAGGCGCTGCGCCGGGACTTCAAGCTCGAGCGCCTGCTCACCAGCTCGCAGCTCATCCGGCTCATGGAAGAGCGCTTCGGCTACCGGGTGCAGTTCGAACGGGCCGCCAGCGGCTCGTCGGTGGTGCGGCGGCTGGACCGGGAGGAGCAGATCCTCACGCTGTCTCCGGACCTGACCGAGCAGCCGCTGAAGTTCCAGGTGGCCACCTCGCTGGGGCTGCTGCTGATGGACCGGGAGCGGCTGGTGGAGCGCATCGTCGGCGGCGGCCGCACGCGCCACGCGGAGACGCTGCGCCTCATCAAGGTGAACCTGTCCAACTACTTCGCTGGCGCGCTGATGCTGCCCTACGGGGACTTCTTCAAGGAGGTGGAGCGCACGCGCTACGACGTGGAGCTGCTCTCCAGCATCTTCGGCAGCACGTACGAGACGGTGGCCCACCGGCTGTGCAACCTCTCGGATCCCAAGCGCCAGGGGCTGCCCTTCCACTTCCTGCGCGCGGACATCGCCGGCAACATCTCCAAGCGCTACAGCGGCACGGGCCTGAAGTTCGCCTCGGGCGGCGGCTCGTGCGGCAAGTGGGCCGTACACCTGGCCTTCCTCAACCCGGGCCAGCTCACCCGGCAGTATTCGATGATGCCGGACGGCACCACCTACTTCTGCTTCGCCAAGGTGCAGCTGCAACCCATCGAGGGCTCCATCGTCAAGGGCACCGCCTACTCCATCGGCCTGGGCACGCACGCGGAGAACGCGAAGTACCTGGCCTATGGGCTGCCCACCAACGACTTGCGCAAGGACGCGGTGTCCACCGGAATCACGTGCCGCTTCTGCGAGCGCACCGACTGCAACCAGCGCGCGGCGGCCAGCTACCGCTTCGCCTTCGCCTTCGATGAGTACACCAAGAAGGACTGCTTCTTCTCGCCGCTGCTGGTCCACGAGGCCGGCAAGGGCGAGCGGTCCGCCGCCGACCGGGACGCCCGACAGGAACTGCTGGACAAGCAGGCCCGGCGCCGCAACAAGGGGGGCGAGAGCTGA
- a CDS encoding DUF1015 domain-containing protein codes for MAELRPFRGVRPPKDSVLQIAAPPYDVVNAEEARAYAKGNTRSFFRVSRPEIDLPAGTDEHADEVYDKGRENLALFQREGWLRQDGEPSFYLYRQRMGAHVQTGVVAAASVEEYDAGRIKKHELTRADKEDDRTRHVDVLGGNDEPVFLTYRASPAISALVEEGTRGAPEYDFTTEDGIGHTFWVVRGELNARLEEAFRAVPALYIADGHHRSAAASRVHALRRQRGESGGHARFLAVVFPHDQMQILDYNRVVKDLNGLSSEELLRRLGERFEVKKGAQKKPSQAHHFGMYLGGAWYQLTAKPGTFEPTPTGVLDVTILQRNVLEPLLGIGDPRKDARIHFVGGIRGMEELERLVDGGAYKVAFSMFPTSLDQLMAISDAGEIMPPKSTWFEPKLRSGLVLHLF; via the coding sequence TTGGCTGAACTTCGCCCGTTTCGTGGCGTACGCCCTCCGAAGGACTCGGTGCTGCAGATCGCGGCGCCTCCCTATGACGTGGTGAACGCCGAGGAGGCGCGCGCCTACGCGAAGGGCAACACGCGCAGCTTCTTCCGCGTGTCTCGGCCCGAGATCGACCTGCCCGCCGGCACGGACGAGCATGCGGACGAGGTGTACGACAAGGGCCGGGAGAACCTGGCGCTCTTCCAGCGCGAGGGTTGGTTGCGGCAGGACGGGGAGCCGAGCTTCTACCTCTACCGGCAGCGGATGGGCGCGCACGTGCAGACGGGCGTGGTGGCCGCCGCGAGCGTGGAGGAGTACGACGCGGGGCGCATCAAGAAGCACGAGCTGACGCGCGCCGACAAGGAGGACGACCGGACGCGGCACGTGGACGTGCTCGGCGGCAATGACGAGCCGGTGTTCCTGACCTACCGCGCCTCGCCAGCCATCAGCGCGCTGGTGGAGGAGGGGACGCGCGGCGCGCCCGAGTACGACTTCACCACCGAGGACGGCATCGGCCACACCTTCTGGGTGGTGCGTGGCGAGCTCAACGCCCGGCTGGAGGAGGCGTTTCGCGCGGTGCCGGCGCTGTACATCGCCGACGGGCACCACCGCTCGGCGGCGGCCTCTCGCGTCCACGCGCTGCGCCGCCAGCGAGGGGAGAGCGGCGGTCACGCGCGCTTCCTCGCGGTGGTCTTCCCGCACGATCAGATGCAGATCCTCGACTACAACCGGGTGGTGAAGGATCTGAACGGGCTGAGCTCGGAGGAGCTGCTGCGCCGGCTGGGTGAGCGCTTCGAGGTGAAGAAGGGCGCGCAGAAGAAGCCCTCGCAGGCGCACCACTTCGGCATGTACCTGGGCGGAGCGTGGTACCAGCTCACGGCGAAGCCCGGCACGTTCGAGCCGACGCCCACGGGTGTGCTGGACGTGACGATCCTCCAACGCAACGTGCTCGAGCCGCTGCTCGGCATCGGCGATCCGCGTAAGGACGCGCGCATCCACTTCGTGGGCGGCATCCGCGGCATGGAGGAGCTGGAACGACTGGTGGACGGCGGGGCCTACAAGGTGGCCTTCTCCATGTTCCCGACGAGCCTGGATCAGCTCATGGCCATCTCGGACGCGGGGGAGATCATGCCGCCCAAGTCCACCTGGTTCGAGCCGAAGCTGCGCAGCGGCCTGGTGCTGCACCTGTTCTAG
- a CDS encoding YceI family protein translates to MFARRAVLMAALLLALSVSAQQPPPAAAAQTFTFNDPGSRDTVALMLDAPLEVINGLSNALKGTVVVQGTKATGRLTVPVNTLKTGNETRDGHLQNDRWLDAAKHPDIIFEFKDIALPAALEPGKPLKLQTKGKFTIRGVTREEPVEVTAMLFKESAETKNRATGDLLRLRAKFRIPLEAYGIKRTEALLLKVGEVAEVTVDAWGSTQFKL, encoded by the coding sequence ATGTTCGCCCGTCGCGCTGTCTTGATGGCTGCCTTGCTCCTGGCCCTGTCCGTGAGCGCCCAGCAGCCGCCGCCCGCAGCAGCCGCCCAGACGTTCACCTTCAATGATCCGGGCAGCCGCGACACCGTCGCGCTGATGCTGGACGCGCCGCTGGAGGTCATCAACGGGCTGTCCAACGCGCTCAAGGGCACGGTGGTGGTGCAGGGCACCAAGGCGACCGGGCGGCTCACCGTGCCGGTGAACACCCTCAAGACGGGCAACGAGACGCGGGATGGCCACCTGCAGAACGACCGGTGGCTGGACGCGGCGAAGCACCCGGACATCATCTTCGAGTTCAAGGACATCGCGCTGCCCGCCGCGCTCGAGCCGGGCAAGCCGTTGAAGCTGCAGACCAAGGGCAAGTTCACCATCCGCGGCGTGACGCGGGAGGAGCCCGTGGAGGTCACCGCCATGCTCTTCAAGGAGAGCGCCGAGACCAAGAATCGCGCGACGGGTGATCTGCTGCGGCTGCGTGCCAAGTTCCGCATCCCGCTGGAGGCCTACGGCATCAAGCGGACGGAGGCGTTGCTGCTCAAGGTAGGTGAAGTCGCCGAGGTCACGGTCGACGCCTGGGGCTCGACGCAGTTCAAGCTGTAG
- a CDS encoding DUF692 domain-containing protein, whose translation MSESYAQRHGLKPLGAGIGLRREFYDSLPLTERTLDWLEIVPENFLSMGGRAQRTLDVCAERWTLLPHGVGLNIGGPDPVDEDYLTRLAALVKRLKAPFFSDHLCYSRLGGVYLHDLLPLPFNDEAVEHVVPRVREVMARVGRPFLLENPSYYARMPGGTLAEADFLRHVAEQADCGLLLDVNNVYVNAQNHAYDPRAFIDALPLERVVQIHLAGHHRRPDVIIDTHGAAVCDEVWELYRYVLKRTGPVSTLIEWDQDIPSLEAVLEQADTARGALGEVAP comes from the coding sequence GTGTCCGAGAGCTACGCGCAGAGACATGGGTTGAAGCCGCTCGGAGCCGGCATCGGACTGCGGCGCGAGTTCTATGATTCGCTGCCGCTCACCGAGCGGACGCTCGACTGGTTGGAGATCGTCCCGGAGAACTTCCTGAGCATGGGCGGTCGCGCCCAGCGCACCCTGGACGTCTGCGCCGAGCGCTGGACGCTGTTGCCGCACGGCGTGGGGCTCAACATCGGCGGACCGGATCCGGTGGATGAGGACTACCTCACCCGGCTTGCGGCGCTGGTGAAGCGGCTGAAGGCGCCCTTCTTCTCGGATCACCTGTGCTACTCGCGGCTCGGCGGGGTGTACCTGCACGACCTGCTGCCGCTGCCCTTCAACGACGAGGCGGTGGAGCACGTGGTGCCCCGCGTGCGCGAGGTGATGGCGCGGGTAGGTCGGCCCTTCCTGCTGGAGAACCCCAGCTATTACGCGCGCATGCCAGGGGGCACGCTGGCCGAGGCGGACTTCCTGCGCCACGTGGCCGAGCAGGCCGACTGTGGCCTGCTGCTGGACGTGAACAACGTCTACGTCAACGCGCAGAACCACGCGTATGACCCGCGGGCCTTCATCGACGCGCTGCCGCTGGAGCGGGTGGTGCAGATCCACCTGGCCGGGCACCACCGCCGGCCGGACGTCATCATCGACACGCACGGCGCCGCCGTCTGCGACGAGGTGTGGGAGCTCTACCGCTACGTGCTGAAGCGCACCGGGCCGGTGTCCACGCTGATCGAATGGGACCAGGACATTCCCTCCCTGGAGGCCGTGCTGGAGCAGGCGGACACAGCGCGCGGGGCCCTGGGCGAGGTGGCGCCATGA
- a CDS encoding DNA-binding domain-containing protein: MKPGLRHFFDTMDGYLAAPGGLERLRAAHPGWDAKDSRVALYEEFVRHHVSATVEKLYPLTLACLGPERWAELVRAYDATRPARHFEVNRLGEGFPAFVADVAAARGLPEFVPALVRFEWADWAVYASEEQVPERVERLTVNPTLTVLQHPFRLAPYIHAKATGPAPAPGDEMLLLWRHPQHHRTWFLAAHEQALLVLKMALEGLSAQDVAAATGVAEDHVRRAVEECTRDGLVLAP, from the coding sequence ATGAAGCCCGGACTGCGGCACTTCTTCGACACGATGGACGGCTACCTCGCGGCGCCCGGAGGGCTGGAGCGGCTGCGCGCGGCGCACCCGGGCTGGGACGCGAAGGACTCGCGGGTGGCGCTCTATGAGGAGTTCGTTCGCCACCATGTCAGCGCGACGGTGGAGAAGCTCTACCCGCTGACGCTCGCGTGCCTGGGGCCGGAGCGCTGGGCGGAGCTCGTGCGGGCGTATGACGCCACGCGGCCAGCGCGGCACTTCGAGGTGAACCGGCTGGGCGAGGGCTTCCCCGCCTTCGTCGCGGACGTGGCGGCGGCCCGGGGGCTGCCGGAGTTCGTCCCCGCGCTGGTGCGCTTCGAGTGGGCCGACTGGGCGGTGTACGCCTCGGAGGAGCAGGTGCCGGAGCGGGTGGAGCGGCTCACGGTGAACCCGACGCTCACGGTGTTGCAGCACCCGTTCCGCCTCGCGCCCTACATCCACGCGAAGGCGACAGGCCCGGCCCCGGCGCCGGGGGATGAGATGTTGCTGCTGTGGCGCCACCCCCAGCATCACCGCACGTGGTTCCTGGCGGCGCACGAGCAGGCCCTGCTGGTGCTCAAGATGGCGCTGGAGGGGCTGTCCGCGCAGGACGTGGCGGCGGCGACGGGTGTGGCGGAGGACCACGTGCGGCGGGCCGTGGAGGAGTGTACCCGCGACGGTCTGGTCCTCGCGCCCTGA
- a CDS encoding carboxypeptidase regulatory-like domain-containing protein, with amino-acid sequence MRHTLHISMVALLALIASGCGGLDNAPFLVGSVHGRLTESDSAMALVSVVGAPELRSSVAPDGQFTLENIPAGRTELFIVASAQRALRVPLTVPSGQSLSLGELQPQAASFLEVRVKSPDKQLVGAAKLSVLGTPLQELDMDEQGRVSVGPLPDGCFMLSITLPGFPDVSSETCVSAGETKEVKVNLPKPDGGNGHHGCMETGCEEALQCAQDGRCVECLEDAHCGSGLSCRGFRCEGSGPLCAPCAGNWQCRSGASCQSLPEGSSACVERCTDSEDCARGFTCQGDRCLPDAAQFSGCGAYRQVGAACTGDASCRERGLPNGLCIEGACTYRCTSDSQCPDSLVCEEAPGGRVCQSDD; translated from the coding sequence ATGCGCCACACACTGCACATCTCTATGGTCGCCCTGCTCGCCCTGATCGCGAGCGGGTGTGGCGGGCTGGACAACGCGCCCTTCCTCGTGGGCTCGGTGCATGGCCGGCTCACCGAGAGTGACTCGGCCATGGCGCTCGTGTCCGTGGTGGGAGCCCCAGAGCTGCGCAGCAGCGTGGCACCGGATGGCCAGTTCACCCTGGAGAACATCCCCGCGGGCAGGACCGAGCTGTTCATCGTCGCCTCGGCGCAACGCGCCCTGCGCGTCCCCCTCACCGTCCCGAGCGGACAGTCCCTCTCGCTGGGCGAGCTGCAGCCCCAGGCGGCCAGCTTCCTGGAGGTGCGGGTAAAGTCCCCGGACAAGCAGCTCGTGGGCGCGGCGAAGCTGTCCGTGCTGGGCACGCCCCTTCAGGAGCTGGACATGGATGAGCAGGGGCGCGTGAGCGTGGGCCCCCTGCCCGATGGCTGCTTCATGCTGAGCATCACCCTCCCCGGCTTCCCGGACGTCTCCTCCGAGACGTGCGTGAGCGCCGGCGAGACCAAGGAGGTGAAGGTGAACCTCCCCAAGCCGGATGGCGGCAACGGCCACCACGGCTGCATGGAGACGGGGTGCGAGGAAGCGCTGCAGTGCGCGCAGGATGGCCGGTGCGTCGAGTGCCTCGAGGACGCGCATTGCGGCTCCGGCCTCAGCTGCCGAGGCTTCCGCTGCGAGGGCTCGGGGCCGCTATGCGCGCCGTGCGCCGGGAACTGGCAGTGCCGCTCCGGCGCGAGCTGTCAGTCGTTGCCCGAGGGGAGCTCGGCCTGCGTGGAGCGTTGTACCGACAGCGAGGATTGCGCGCGGGGTTTCACGTGTCAGGGCGACCGCTGCCTGCCCGATGCGGCCCAGTTCTCGGGCTGCGGCGCCTACCGCCAGGTGGGGGCGGCCTGCACCGGCGACGCGAGCTGCCGCGAGCGGGGCCTCCCCAATGGGCTGTGCATCGAGGGGGCCTGCACCTACCGCTGCACCTCCGACTCGCAGTGCCCGGACTCCCTCGTCTGCGAGGAAGCCCCGGGCGGCCGCGTGTGCCAATCGGACGACTGA